A genome region from Streptomyces xanthophaeus includes the following:
- a CDS encoding STAS domain-containing protein, protein MPLSVSLSIEGDTTVIELTGELDAKTAPDFHRTIEKAAGHGTQTVEIRMAGVGYMASAGLRSLVFAQQKVANDVTIKVVGAIEPVSRTIRTAGLDRSIVLSDE, encoded by the coding sequence ATGCCGCTTTCCGTGTCCCTGAGCATCGAGGGCGACACCACCGTGATCGAACTGACGGGCGAGCTGGACGCCAAGACCGCGCCGGACTTCCACCGGACCATCGAGAAGGCCGCCGGCCACGGCACCCAGACCGTCGAGATCAGGATGGCCGGCGTCGGCTACATGGCCAGCGCCGGACTGCGCTCCCTGGTCTTCGCCCAGCAGAAGGTCGCGAACGACGTCACCATCAAGGTGGTCGGTGCCATAGAGCCTGTGTCCCGGACCATCCGGACCGCCGGGCTCGACCGGAGCATCGTCCTCTCCGATGAGTGA
- a CDS encoding ATP-binding protein, translating to MTTVTDMVELARTSCVLEVPATVGALGEIATFVLRLAGTARLDKGATYRLRLAVDELATNVVMHGYRGGDGRITVRGRSGPGGVQIVIEDTAPPFDPVEGRLPPAPGVPPEERRIGGLGIHLALTSVDEFGYAHRDGRNISTLTVKAEGTDRCPPRP from the coding sequence GTGACCACCGTGACTGACATGGTCGAACTGGCGAGGACGTCCTGCGTACTGGAAGTGCCCGCAACGGTGGGGGCACTGGGCGAAATCGCCACGTTCGTCCTGCGGCTGGCCGGAACGGCGCGCCTGGACAAGGGCGCCACCTACCGGCTCCGGCTGGCCGTGGACGAACTGGCCACGAACGTCGTGATGCACGGGTACCGGGGCGGCGACGGACGGATCACCGTCCGCGGCCGCTCCGGCCCGGGCGGGGTGCAGATCGTCATCGAGGACACCGCACCCCCCTTCGACCCCGTCGAAGGCCGCCTGCCGCCCGCCCCCGGGGTCCCCCCGGAGGAACGGCGGATCGGCGGCCTCGGCATCCACCTGGCACTGACCAGCGTGGACGAGTTCGGCTACGCGCACAGGGACGGCCGCAACATCAGCACCCTGACTGTGAAGGCTGAGGGGACGGACCGATGCCCTCCACGACCGTGA
- a CDS encoding PP2C family protein-serine/threonine phosphatase: MPSTTVIILDVYPPPPPELLDALRTMDAALVTRSLAELREGALELLPVADVLLAPAESDGEAVRMAVRRLRRWAGAPIVVVWTVTEFAALEEHVRIGHDYLVPPFLPALVGARLHSCSERAGLGRTLREADARAELMGYEKELEIGREIQAGFLPESMPVPDGWEIDVRFRPARQVAGDFYDVFEISRGRRLAFVVADVCDKGVGAALFMALIRSLLRHTAQNSGLQHLVAAGRAGGSRRIPVVGATPLLNAVTATNGYLTRNHLRQGYFATLFFGVLDPLTGSLVYINGGHNPPLLLPADGSPPVALHITGPAVGIQPDCVYTLGYAQLDPGDTLFAFTDGVPEARCPNGSFLGDDRMLELLAGPPVSGKDVVDRMDLAVREHTGTAEQHDDVTMLALHRPRAARGPRADGAGTRVVA, encoded by the coding sequence ATGCCCTCCACGACCGTGATCATCCTCGACGTGTACCCGCCACCGCCGCCCGAGCTGCTCGACGCTCTGCGGACGATGGACGCGGCACTCGTCACCCGCTCCCTGGCGGAGCTGCGCGAAGGCGCACTGGAACTGCTGCCCGTCGCGGACGTGCTGCTCGCCCCGGCCGAGTCCGACGGGGAGGCGGTACGGATGGCCGTACGCCGGCTGCGCCGCTGGGCCGGGGCCCCCATCGTGGTCGTCTGGACCGTGACGGAGTTCGCCGCCCTGGAGGAGCACGTCCGGATCGGGCACGACTACCTCGTACCGCCCTTCCTGCCCGCCCTCGTCGGGGCCCGGCTGCACAGCTGCTCGGAGCGCGCCGGACTCGGCCGCACCCTGCGGGAGGCCGACGCCCGCGCCGAACTCATGGGCTACGAGAAGGAACTGGAGATCGGCCGGGAAATCCAGGCGGGCTTCCTGCCCGAATCGATGCCCGTCCCCGACGGCTGGGAGATCGACGTGCGGTTCCGTCCCGCCCGGCAGGTCGCCGGAGACTTCTACGACGTCTTCGAGATCTCCCGCGGCCGTCGGCTCGCCTTCGTCGTCGCCGACGTCTGCGACAAGGGGGTCGGAGCCGCGCTGTTCATGGCGCTCATCCGCTCCCTGCTGCGGCACACCGCGCAGAACAGCGGCCTGCAGCACCTGGTCGCCGCCGGCCGCGCCGGCGGCAGCCGCCGGATCCCGGTCGTCGGCGCCACCCCGCTGCTCAACGCGGTCACCGCGACCAACGGCTACCTCACCCGCAACCACCTGCGGCAGGGCTACTTCGCCACCCTCTTCTTCGGGGTGCTCGACCCGCTCACCGGCAGCCTCGTCTACATCAACGGCGGTCACAACCCGCCCCTGCTGCTGCCCGCCGACGGCAGCCCGCCCGTCGCCCTCCACATCACCGGACCGGCCGTCGGCATCCAGCCCGACTGCGTCTACACCCTCGGCTACGCCCAGCTCGACCCGGGCGACACCCTGTTCGCCTTCACCGACGGGGTCCCCGAGGCCCGCTGCCCGAACGGCAGCTTCCTCGGCGACGACCGCATGCTGGAACTGCTCGCCGGGCCACCGGTCAGCGGCAAGGACGTGGTGGACCGGATGGACCTGGCGGTGCGCGAGCACACCGGCACCGCCGAACAGCACGACGACGTCACCATGCTGGCCCTGCACCGGCCACGCGCGGCGCGGGGGCCGCGCGCGGACGGTGCCGGCACCCGGGTGGTGGCCTAG
- a CDS encoding MinD/ParA family ATP-binding protein: MTRTIVVHSHRGGTGKSSVLANLALLLAAEGRRVGVVDTDIQSPTLDLLFRLGPGPSLTDYLLGRCEIEATAQQTGTVSGQGGLYVVPARTGTAALREIMAGGYDVGLLPEGFDRLAAHHALDVLLLDTHAGLNNESVTAMASADVLMIMARADRIDLSGVEETIALAGRLTCRRTLVLSMAPEGIDREAARRRSEAVYGAPLAGILPYSPEMAALYGERIFAEAHPDHPLVGEFRTIISALDARDEVSRA, from the coding sequence ATGACCCGCACCATCGTCGTGCACTCGCACCGCGGTGGGACGGGCAAGTCCTCGGTACTGGCGAACCTCGCGCTGCTCCTCGCGGCCGAGGGACGCCGGGTGGGGGTGGTCGACACCGATATCCAGTCACCCACCCTGGACCTGCTGTTCCGCCTGGGGCCCGGCCCCTCCCTGACCGACTACCTGCTCGGCCGCTGCGAGATCGAGGCCACCGCCCAGCAGACGGGCACCGTTTCCGGTCAGGGGGGTCTGTACGTCGTACCGGCCCGGACCGGTACGGCCGCCCTGCGCGAGATCATGGCCGGGGGCTACGACGTGGGGCTGCTGCCGGAGGGCTTCGACCGGCTGGCCGCGCACCACGCCCTCGACGTGCTGCTGCTCGACACCCACGCCGGGCTCAACAACGAGTCGGTGACCGCCATGGCGAGCGCCGACGTACTGATGATCATGGCGCGGGCCGACCGGATCGACCTCTCCGGGGTCGAGGAGACCATCGCCCTCGCCGGACGCCTGACCTGCCGGCGGACCCTGGTCCTGAGCATGGCCCCCGAGGGCATCGACCGCGAAGCGGCCCGCCGGCGCTCCGAAGCGGTCTACGGGGCGCCACTGGCCGGAATCCTTCCGTACTCGCCGGAAATGGCGGCCCTGTACGGGGAACGCATATTTGCCGAAGCCCACCCCGACCACCCCCTGGTCGGTGAATTCCGCACCATCATCTCGGCGTTGGACGCACGTGACGAAGTATCGCGGGCCTGA
- a CDS encoding type 1 glutamine amidotransferase domain-containing protein — translation MKILVVMTAKATLHLLDGEQHPSGFWAEEFVVPFSLFKAAGHDVDVATIGGRAPTVDQTSIDPQFLQWVRPQGSPDEDAANAAEYVRVIENTPQLRAPIALETLTEKDITDYDGVYVSGGHGAIGDLPKSDELAQILRWVIAQDKPLATVCHGHTSLLALRDGEGRWPFEGYRMTAFSHSEELVTNMAGRLPLILEVELTRLGARYEKAEAIWDSHVVVDRKLTTGQNPYSSKALAETFLRQLAKG, via the coding sequence ATGAAGATTCTCGTCGTCATGACGGCCAAAGCCACACTTCATCTGCTCGACGGTGAACAGCACCCCTCGGGATTCTGGGCCGAGGAATTCGTCGTGCCCTTCTCGCTCTTCAAGGCGGCCGGCCACGACGTGGACGTGGCGACGATCGGAGGCCGGGCGCCGACGGTCGACCAGACGAGCATCGACCCCCAGTTCCTCCAGTGGGTCCGCCCCCAGGGCTCGCCGGACGAGGACGCGGCCAACGCCGCCGAATACGTCCGGGTCATCGAGAACACCCCCCAGCTGAGAGCCCCCATCGCACTGGAGACCCTCACCGAGAAGGACATCACGGACTACGACGGGGTGTACGTCAGCGGCGGTCACGGCGCCATCGGTGACCTCCCCAAGTCCGACGAGCTCGCCCAGATCCTGCGCTGGGTCATCGCACAGGACAAGCCGCTCGCCACCGTGTGCCACGGCCACACCTCGCTGCTCGCCCTGCGCGACGGCGAAGGCCGCTGGCCCTTCGAGGGCTACCGGATGACCGCCTTCTCGCACAGCGAGGAACTGGTCACCAACATGGCCGGCCGGCTCCCGCTGATCCTGGAAGTGGAACTCACCCGGCTCGGCGCGCGCTACGAGAAGGCCGAAGCGATCTGGGACTCGCACGTGGTCGTCGACCGCAAGCTGACGACCGGCCAGAACCCCTACTCCTCCAAGGCCCTCGCCGAGACCTTCTTACGGCAGCTCGCGAAGGGCTAG